Proteins encoded together in one Diabrotica undecimpunctata isolate CICGRU chromosome 3, icDiaUnde3, whole genome shotgun sequence window:
- the LOC140436301 gene encoding clavesin-2-like — MSSANKGMEIIEKKLSKKVVIVEENQENIKESKEECLVWLKKLLKDDLKLKHLKGDDAYLTRFLLAVDLDVEEAFKRIKQFYDTLETLPNWFPKHTLIDKKWVIETNCRMLLKEKDKEGRPIYIYKLGLVDPSKMDLIEDLVAIDDCYVEGMFLENPGIEQGMCIIIDVANFPYKVTKWATPYNISSCLKRIYSMPVRDYRYHVVNSSIWVNLLIKILWPFLPQYVKEQVKFHFNDYNSLYQYVDQNVLPEEYGGSLKIEPDELNKSFLSYNSKIMDNFKLHRHQYLDNLKEEIVPSNN; from the exons ATGTCTTCAGCCAATAAAGGTATGGAAATTATCGAAAAGAAGTTATCCAAAAAAGTAGTGATTGTAGaagaaaatcaagaaaatatcaaagaaaGTAAGGAAGAATGTCTTGTATGGTtgaaaaagttattaaaag atgACCTTAAGCTTAAACACTTAAAGGGAGATGACGCCTATTTGACGAGATTTTTGCTGGCCGTAGATTTAGACGTAGAGGAAGCATTCAAAAGA atCAAACAGTTTTACGATACTTTGGAAACGCTACCCAACTGGTTCCCAAAACATACACTCATAGATAAAAAGTGGGTAATAGAAACAAATTGTCGAATGTTATTGAAGGAAAAAGATAAAGAAGGAAGGCCTATTTACATATATAAATTGG GATTGGTGGATCCATCGAAAATGGACTTGATCGAAGACTTAGTAGCTATAGACGACTGTTACGTGGAAGGAATGTTTCTGGAAAACCCTGGAATAGAACAGGGTATGTGCATCATCATCGACGTGGCAAACTTCCCCTACAAAGTTACCAAATGGGCGACTCCTTACAATATAAGTTCCTGTCTGAAAAGAATCTACAGTATGCCAGTTAGAGACTATCGGTACCATGTAGTTAATAGTTCCATTTGGGTCAATTTGTTGATTAAAATACTTTGGCCGTTTTTGCCGCAATATGTCAAGGAACAG GTAAAATTCCACTTTAACGATTACAACAGCCTATATCAATATGTCGACCAAAATGTATTGCCAGAAGAATACGGTGGTTCGTTAAAAATAGAACCGGATGAACTAAACAAGAGCTTTCTAAGTTATAATTCTAAAATAATGGATAATTTTAAATTGCACAGGCATCAATACCTAGACAACCTCAAAGAAGAGATTGTACCTAGTAATAattaa